In Leptospira bourretii, a genomic segment contains:
- the rpsT gene encoding 30S ribosomal protein S20, producing the protein MANLKSSKKDIRRTARRKERNGEDRTELRTYARLLLKAIKAGDKTEALTVFSKLASKLDRAAKTKLIHKKNADRKKSRMALRINSIETKAA; encoded by the coding sequence TTGGCTAATTTAAAATCATCTAAAAAAGACATTCGTAGAACCGCTCGTAGAAAAGAGCGAAATGGTGAAGATCGCACTGAATTGCGAACTTATGCTCGCCTCCTTCTCAAAGCAATCAAAGCGGGAGACAAAACAGAAGCACTCACTGTATTCTCTAAACTTGCTTCCAAGTTAGACAGAGCAGCAAAAACAAAACTCATTCATAAGAAAAATGCAGATCGTAAAAAATCTCGTATGGCTCTTCGTATCAACTCCATCGAAACAAAAGCCGCCTAA
- the pheS gene encoding phenylalanine--tRNA ligase subunit alpha, which yields MSLSQEIEALVKEAESVLSSATSEQDLDSLKNQFIGKKGKLTSVLKGLASLSVEEKKTVGKQANEAQSRLESFVETKRTSLKESFYENKLGQEFFDSLRPLASKERGSLHPISQIQYEIEDIFTSMGFSVMDGPEVETDENNFGALNFTEDHPARDMQDTFYTADGNLLRTHTSAIQVRALRKLKPPFRIIAPGRVFRYEEVDASHENTFYQVEGMVVGENISVAHLIYTMETLLSRVFRKEIKTRLRPGYFPFVEPGFELDINCLVCGGDGCSVCKHSGWLELLPCGLVHPNVLEAAGLDSKKWTGFAFGLGLDRLVMMRYGIHDIRYFQSGNLRFLKQF from the coding sequence ATGAGCCTATCCCAAGAAATCGAAGCCTTAGTCAAAGAAGCGGAATCTGTTTTATCTTCTGCCACATCCGAACAAGATTTGGATTCTTTAAAAAACCAATTCATTGGTAAAAAAGGAAAACTCACTTCTGTTTTAAAAGGCCTTGCTTCTTTATCTGTAGAAGAGAAAAAAACAGTGGGGAAACAAGCGAACGAAGCGCAAAGTCGACTCGAAAGTTTTGTTGAAACCAAAAGAACTTCTTTAAAAGAAAGTTTTTATGAAAACAAGTTAGGCCAAGAATTCTTTGATAGTTTACGCCCGCTTGCTTCGAAAGAAAGAGGAAGCCTTCATCCCATTTCTCAAATCCAATACGAAATCGAAGATATTTTTACTTCCATGGGTTTTTCTGTAATGGATGGGCCAGAAGTAGAAACTGATGAAAACAATTTTGGTGCCCTGAATTTTACCGAAGACCATCCGGCACGTGATATGCAAGATACGTTTTATACAGCCGATGGAAACTTACTCAGAACTCATACTTCAGCCATCCAAGTCCGTGCCCTACGCAAACTAAAACCGCCCTTTAGGATCATTGCGCCTGGTCGTGTGTTTCGATACGAAGAGGTAGATGCCTCTCACGAAAATACATTTTACCAAGTAGAAGGAATGGTCGTGGGTGAAAACATTTCTGTGGCTCATTTGATTTATACAATGGAAACACTTCTTTCTCGTGTGTTTCGAAAAGAAATTAAAACAAGACTTCGTCCTGGTTACTTTCCGTTTGTGGAACCAGGTTTTGAACTTGATATCAATTGTTTGGTTTGTGGTGGAGATGGTTGTAGTGTTTGCAAACATTCCGGTTGGTTGGAATTACTTCCTTGTGGTCTTGTGCATCCGAATGTTTTGGAAGCGGCAGGACTTGATTCTAAAAAATGGACTGGCTTTGCCTTTGGCCTAGGCCTTGACCGACTTGTCATGATGCGTTATGGAATCCATGACATCCGGTATTTCCAATCAGGAAATTTAAGGTTTCTCAAACAGTTTTAG
- a CDS encoding LIC_10450 family protein yields the protein MTPEKSKYHYIKIDSISEIDPLKLSISQIQQRYIDKDNNRYALRFNKETRRIEILKLIGNHFEVVPKSQVHSAMEEPKTTQNPTSPQISQQITQVSEDLKSNPILGKLVGALGQKPTDKPAEIPKEKQSPIGEENLMSEDVDLDIFEGEEPPPLIKEPLTHEGLLNTPEPPSPKEHETVENAEPNLQVGADSEEKTAYQSIEDFIKLLSTYRERVTAIIRNLQSSRIFELTGDPSENKNIVGNFAREMEAQVFEAIDKMIDLHKEMTSYPRPITYYISKAPAEKREEMKFIESDKEKLNRLHLFEMQRLSDIIVKDFKKLSLQLLNILNLKNEIQVKQLQYANQLMYVDAKNASLYFAQDLDKTILDIEHWKQSK from the coding sequence GTGACTCCTGAAAAATCAAAATACCATTATATAAAAATTGATTCCATTTCAGAAATTGATCCACTTAAATTGTCTATTTCTCAAATCCAACAAAGATATATTGACAAAGATAACAATCGCTATGCGCTACGTTTCAATAAAGAAACACGTAGAATTGAAATTTTAAAACTCATAGGCAATCATTTTGAAGTAGTTCCTAAGTCGCAGGTTCACTCTGCTATGGAAGAACCCAAAACAACACAAAATCCCACATCTCCGCAAATCTCTCAACAGATAACCCAAGTCTCAGAAGATTTAAAATCCAATCCCATATTAGGAAAGTTAGTTGGTGCGCTTGGGCAAAAACCCACTGACAAACCTGCGGAAATTCCAAAGGAAAAACAGAGTCCTATTGGAGAAGAAAATCTCATGAGTGAGGACGTGGATTTGGATATTTTTGAAGGGGAAGAACCCCCTCCTCTCATCAAAGAACCACTCACCCATGAGGGACTTCTGAATACACCTGAGCCGCCAAGTCCTAAGGAACACGAAACTGTCGAAAACGCCGAACCAAACTTACAAGTGGGGGCCGATTCTGAAGAAAAAACTGCCTACCAAAGTATTGAAGACTTTATTAAATTATTATCTACTTACCGAGAAAGAGTTACAGCCATCATTCGTAATTTACAATCATCTAGGATTTTTGAGTTAACGGGAGACCCTTCCGAAAATAAAAATATTGTTGGAAACTTTGCTCGTGAAATGGAAGCACAAGTTTTTGAAGCCATTGATAAAATGATCGATCTTCACAAAGAAATGACATCATATCCTCGTCCTATTACGTATTATATCTCAAAGGCCCCGGCAGAAAAAAGGGAAGAAATGAAATTTATTGAATCGGATAAGGAAAAATTAAACAGACTCCATCTGTTTGAAATGCAAAGACTTTCCGATATAATAGTCAAAGATTTCAAAAAACTTAGTTTGCAATTATTGAATATTTTAAATCTGAAAAATGAAATTCAGGTAAAACAATTACAATACGCAAACCAGTTGATGTATGTTGATGCCAAAAACGCGTCCCTTTATTTTGCGCAAGATTTGGATAAAACCATACTTGATATAGAGCACTGGAAACAATCGAAATGA
- the glmM gene encoding phosphoglucosamine mutase — translation MRFTKEYDLSSLMISISGVRGKIGQGFGLEEALAFSKSFASLMNGGTAVIGRDSRPSGPYLESLLTSALLASGNSVLTLGLVPTPTTKAVVNLSKANGGIMISASHNPMDWNAFKFISKKGFFFSAEENTKLLSIIENGSYTKEQISPKGYIDSGEDYIDLHLSSVLKRVNVAKIKKKKFTVFVDAVGGAGSYVVPKFLQMLGCKVVAHNCNPDGTFPRPPEPTAAALKSVEPYFKKSKADIGFALDPDADRLVLFSPKRGAVSEEYTLPLALMNVLSTAKKKAKVVVNLSTSFLNEEVGSRFGAEVIRSKVGEANVVEEMIKTKAVFGGEGNGGVIDPTIPSFGRDTLSGIAHILNLMAETGKSADALLDELPSLYMDKQSFPLAKGMSLETLYQKFQSEFSPKVISEKDGLWMYVSDSWIHIRPSNTEPIFRVITETKSKSDLDATLKRVNQCVES, via the coding sequence ATGCGATTTACGAAAGAGTATGATCTGTCCTCCCTAATGATTTCTATCTCCGGTGTCCGGGGGAAAATTGGACAAGGATTTGGTTTAGAGGAAGCATTGGCATTTTCTAAATCCTTTGCTTCACTCATGAACGGTGGGACGGCAGTGATCGGGAGGGACTCAAGACCAAGTGGCCCTTATTTAGAATCACTTCTCACCTCTGCATTGTTAGCTTCCGGAAATTCTGTTTTAACTCTTGGGCTTGTTCCCACACCCACTACCAAAGCGGTTGTGAATCTTTCCAAAGCTAATGGTGGAATCATGATTTCTGCTTCACACAATCCTATGGATTGGAATGCATTTAAATTCATTTCTAAAAAAGGTTTTTTCTTTTCGGCAGAGGAAAACACGAAACTTCTTTCTATCATTGAAAATGGATCTTATACAAAAGAACAAATTTCCCCAAAAGGTTATATTGATTCTGGTGAAGATTATATTGATCTTCATTTGTCTTCTGTTTTGAAACGTGTGAATGTCGCCAAAATCAAAAAGAAAAAATTTACCGTATTTGTGGATGCCGTTGGTGGTGCCGGTTCCTATGTTGTGCCTAAGTTCTTGCAGATGTTAGGTTGCAAAGTTGTGGCTCATAACTGTAATCCTGATGGGACTTTTCCAAGACCACCGGAACCTACGGCGGCCGCTTTAAAATCAGTAGAACCATATTTTAAAAAATCCAAAGCGGACATTGGTTTTGCGTTGGATCCTGATGCTGATAGACTCGTTTTGTTTTCTCCTAAACGAGGAGCTGTTTCGGAAGAATACACTTTGCCTTTGGCACTCATGAATGTTTTATCCACAGCTAAGAAAAAAGCCAAGGTTGTTGTCAACTTATCAACTTCTTTTTTAAACGAGGAAGTGGGATCAAGGTTTGGTGCCGAAGTCATTCGTAGCAAAGTCGGTGAAGCAAACGTAGTGGAAGAAATGATTAAAACCAAAGCAGTGTTTGGTGGGGAAGGGAATGGTGGAGTGATTGATCCAACCATTCCTTCTTTTGGTCGTGACACTTTGTCCGGGATTGCACATATTCTAAATTTAATGGCAGAAACGGGGAAATCTGCGGATGCCCTTTTAGATGAACTACCTTCCCTTTATATGGACAAACAATCCTTTCCTTTGGCAAAGGGGATGTCTCTCGAAACTCTTTATCAAAAATTTCAGTCCGAGTTTTCTCCAAAAGTCATTTCAGAGAAAGACGGACTATGGATGTATGTATCTGATTCTTGGATCCACATTCGTCCTTCCAATACAGAGCCAATCTTTCGTGTCATTACAGAAACTAAATCCAAATCCGATTTGGATGCTACCTTAAAGAGGGTAAATCAATGTGTGGAATCGTAG
- a CDS encoding thiolase C-terminal domain-containing protein, with amino-acid sequence MDPILLGVADTIESEFDSEVYKNLSPLEKYHSLLFRSVDKLFGFLGTDRSKIAPYLTDFVSIEAQSLGREGYGFTVKDSNDMGFGGLACHTVDLGGASVGGAIQQAHTIVKANPYAVVLVAAADVPKSVFKQVSDLKRLTATVCHKDWEMPYGATLIGLYSLLCERMMFDTGVTSEDLEEITKHFRSLAETNPRAFQFQKPLTEKQLKKPLSGVYSTPMIAIVTDHGVATLITSEFMKQKLIENKIIKKDSEHIYLVGSGHSAHAEYFIQKKDLKSPAALACERAVASSGFNRSEIEYAWIYDCFTGMIIHEAGLYFGVSPKETATSLRRGKISNGTKEIPINLGGGILNYQAAMALSGATGLIDIASQYGLAVDPIPEKLEIPPNVSLLGGNGGIDSINSVILFSKEKPKPSKEPFTLKPLEVNVPSPKLGEKATILTVSTIYFNPGGEKKPPYLIVCSTKENGEMVLTNLFGKDGTEILSKEGLELGKSKVEFQEIGGKIQAVLLS; translated from the coding sequence ATGGACCCAATTCTACTAGGTGTCGCTGACACCATCGAATCTGAATTTGATTCGGAAGTTTATAAAAATCTCTCTCCTTTAGAAAAATACCATTCGTTACTGTTTCGTTCTGTGGATAAACTATTTGGTTTTTTAGGGACAGATCGCTCTAAAATTGCTCCTTATTTAACTGATTTTGTTTCCATCGAAGCCCAGTCTCTTGGCCGCGAAGGATATGGATTTACGGTAAAAGATTCCAATGATATGGGTTTTGGTGGGCTTGCTTGCCATACCGTGGATTTGGGTGGAGCCAGTGTTGGTGGTGCAATCCAGCAAGCCCACACCATCGTCAAAGCCAATCCTTATGCTGTTGTCCTTGTCGCTGCTGCCGATGTTCCTAAATCGGTATTCAAACAAGTATCGGATTTAAAAAGACTTACGGCCACAGTTTGCCATAAAGATTGGGAAATGCCATACGGGGCAACTCTCATTGGTCTTTATTCTTTGTTATGTGAACGAATGATGTTTGATACAGGTGTCACCAGTGAGGATTTAGAAGAAATCACTAAACACTTCCGATCTTTGGCGGAAACCAATCCCCGCGCTTTCCAATTCCAAAAACCACTCACGGAAAAACAATTAAAGAAACCACTTTCGGGAGTTTATAGCACACCGATGATTGCCATTGTCACCGATCATGGAGTTGCCACACTCATCACTTCTGAATTCATGAAACAGAAGTTAATTGAAAATAAAATAATCAAAAAAGATTCTGAACATATCTATTTGGTGGGTTCGGGCCATAGTGCCCATGCAGAATACTTCATCCAAAAAAAAGATTTAAAAAGTCCCGCTGCCCTTGCTTGTGAAAGAGCCGTGGCTTCTTCTGGATTCAATCGATCTGAGATTGAATATGCTTGGATTTACGATTGTTTTACAGGAATGATCATCCATGAAGCAGGTTTGTATTTTGGAGTTTCGCCTAAAGAAACTGCCACCTCTCTGAGAAGAGGAAAAATTTCCAATGGAACCAAAGAAATCCCGATCAACCTAGGTGGGGGAATTTTAAACTACCAAGCAGCGATGGCACTTTCCGGAGCCACAGGTCTCATTGATATTGCTAGCCAATATGGTCTTGCGGTAGATCCCATCCCAGAAAAGTTGGAAATACCACCTAATGTTAGTTTACTGGGTGGAAATGGAGGGATTGATAGTATCAATTCTGTGATTTTATTTTCTAAAGAAAAACCGAAACCTTCGAAAGAACCATTCACTTTAAAACCTTTGGAAGTCAATGTCCCCAGTCCCAAACTGGGAGAAAAGGCTACTATTCTTACCGTTAGCACTATCTATTTCAATCCAGGTGGAGAAAAAAAACCACCCTATCTCATTGTCTGTTCTACAAAAGAGAATGGAGAGATGGTTCTTACCAATCTATTTGGGAAGGATGGAACAGAAATTCTATCCAAAGAAGGATTGGAACTTGGAAAATCAAAAGTAGAATTCCAAGAGATCGGAGGAAAAATCCAAGCGGTCCTTTTGAGTTAA
- a CDS encoding UDP-N-acetylmuramate--L-alanine ligase has product MKIFMVGIGGIAMGNLAYMLKNQGHDVSGSDQNLYPPMSDKLVEWGLSPKSGYRKENVKGADLVIIGNAISRGNPEVEEVLNTGMEYMSMAQAIGTFFLKGKKPIVISGTHGKTTTTFLTHWILESIGLKPGLFVGGIRKDGFPGFALGEGDYFVIEGDEYDSAFFDKSSKFLHYRPYYLAMNALDFDHADIFTDLNAIKTMFKRLLNLVPGRGKVFYWKGSKNLVEITRDYKHAPVESFELGDKNSIFKYEKGVLSEIRTKTKLKPNLIGSHNYRNVEVAVRICLEIAPQKRKEILEAVESFPGVKRRQENLFVSDKSLLVEDFAHHPVAIQETIKAHKEAYPGYKIISLFEPRSATSHRNVFQDDFAKCFKGSDVSIVTEVYQVDKVNKSLRLNVKKLVKDIVKHTKKEALYAKDPKEIPTLLKKILLKFQKEKVIILAMSNGAFGGIYPELKSLIELRESV; this is encoded by the coding sequence TTGAAAATCTTTATGGTAGGCATTGGTGGAATTGCTATGGGTAATTTGGCCTATATGCTAAAAAATCAAGGTCATGATGTATCAGGTTCCGATCAAAATCTTTACCCACCTATGTCCGATAAGTTGGTAGAATGGGGATTGTCACCTAAATCTGGTTATCGTAAAGAAAATGTAAAGGGTGCTGATTTAGTAATCATTGGGAACGCTATCTCACGTGGGAATCCAGAAGTAGAAGAAGTTCTCAATACAGGAATGGAATACATGAGTATGGCCCAGGCCATCGGGACTTTTTTTCTGAAAGGGAAAAAACCCATAGTGATCTCTGGAACACATGGAAAAACAACGACTACATTTTTAACCCATTGGATTTTAGAGTCTATTGGACTAAAACCCGGTCTTTTTGTGGGTGGGATTCGTAAAGATGGATTTCCTGGGTTTGCACTGGGAGAAGGGGATTATTTTGTCATTGAAGGAGATGAATATGATTCTGCTTTCTTTGATAAAAGTTCAAAATTTTTACATTACAGACCTTACTATTTAGCAATGAATGCTCTCGACTTTGATCATGCGGATATTTTTACCGATCTAAATGCAATCAAAACCATGTTCAAACGCCTGTTAAATTTGGTTCCTGGACGTGGTAAGGTATTCTATTGGAAAGGTTCAAAAAATCTTGTGGAGATCACGAGAGATTACAAACATGCACCTGTAGAATCATTTGAATTAGGAGACAAAAACTCCATTTTTAAATACGAAAAAGGTGTTTTATCTGAGATCAGAACCAAAACAAAATTAAAACCCAATCTGATTGGTTCACATAACTACCGCAATGTGGAAGTGGCAGTTCGTATCTGTTTAGAAATTGCTCCTCAAAAAAGAAAAGAAATTTTAGAGGCAGTGGAATCATTCCCTGGTGTCAAACGAAGACAAGAAAATCTTTTTGTTTCTGACAAAAGCCTCCTTGTGGAAGATTTTGCCCACCATCCCGTGGCCATCCAAGAAACCATAAAGGCTCACAAAGAAGCTTACCCTGGATACAAAATCATTTCACTTTTCGAACCAAGAAGTGCCACATCGCATCGAAATGTTTTCCAAGATGATTTTGCCAAATGTTTTAAAGGAAGTGATGTCAGTATCGTGACGGAAGTTTATCAGGTAGATAAGGTAAACAAATCTCTTCGTTTAAATGTCAAAAAATTAGTAAAAGACATTGTTAAGCATACAAAGAAAGAAGCTTTGTATGCAAAAGATCCAAAAGAAATTCCAACCCTCTTAAAAAAGATTCTGCTAAAGTTCCAAAAGGAAAAAGTAATCATCCTCGCCATGTCGAATGGTGCCTTTGGTGGAATTTATCCTGAATTAAAATCATTAATCGAATTACGAGAATCTGTATGA